The following is a genomic window from Gemmatimonadota bacterium.
GATACAAAGCCAACGCACGCGTGCGTGCTGGCGGATCGTTTGGATCTGACGCAATATCATACCGCTCGCAAAGAGGGCGCAGATCGCGTGTAGCAGTCGCGCCATAGCTTCGCGCCATAGGCAATATATCAACCGTCGGATTGGGCATACGAGACCTGCCATTGCGACGGGCTTCGCGGTGCAAAACCTGAAAATCGAACGCATAGCCATTGTGGGCGACCAGAATGTCAATACCGACAAATGCCTGAAACGCGAGATAAATTTCCTGAAATGTAGGATCCGTGCCTTTGCCCTCGCGCAGGCGTACGGGCGAATAAAATGTATCGACAGCGCGCCCATCTCGCACGCGCACAGCACCCAGAGCTGTGATCTGTGCCCGCTCGGGATCGTCACCCGCTGTTTCCAGCGCAAATGCAGTGTATTCCGGCATATACGCCGGCAAATCCGCACAGCGGATCGCCTGACACAATTTGAGCGCAGCGAGCATCACACCACACGCCATGCTTCCCAAATGTAAAAAGTGTTCGGGGGTTTTCGGCGGATCTTCGTCAAATGACAAAATCAGAGTATCGGATAAAACATCCAATCGGCTGCCGGGCACAGCCTCTCGTATGATGAGACCCGGCCGTGCCAGCGCATCCCGGATCAGCGTTGTGAGCATATGCCGCAGCACCTCGTCTCGACATGCCACATACAAGGTGCCGCCCCTGCGCCAGAGCGGCAACACGCGATTCAGAGCAATATTGAGATCTGAAAGTTCGAGCGGATCTACAATGTCATCGAGATGATTTTTCAAGGACGGTAACTCCGACGTATTCAATTGATCCAGAATATCATCCACCAGATGGGGCAAAGATGCGACCGCGCCTCTTTGCACGGCATTGTGTACCACACCTGCCAGACCCAGTGCGCGTTCCACATCAACGCCCTCTGCTTCCGAAACCGTTCGCGGATACAGAAAAGCAGCCTGTTTGAAACTCCCAATATTTTTTTGTTTCTGAAATCCTCGCACCGCCGGATATAATTTGGGATCTACCGCTTCGAGTTCGCGCCGCAAAAACAACTCCAGGCTTGCGTCATTTGCGCCATCGAGTGCATAGCGCAACACGGACAGGGCACGACGAATCACGGGCTGGTCGAACAAGCCCCTGCGATGAGCCATCAGACAGGGCACATTGGCGCGCATAAAAATGCGCTCGAGTTCGCTACCGATTGCGTGTTGCGGATAAAGCACCGCGATATCCCGGTGAATCAGATCGGGCGTTTCCCGGATGCGATCCCAGATATCCCCCGCAATAAACTGGCCTTCTTCCTCAAACGTATCAAAAGCCATCCCCCGCACGCGGCGTCCCGATCTTTGAGTGTGGATGCTGCGTTCAAATAATACGTCATTATTGGCGATAAACACGCGCGCCAGCCGCAAAATTTCTGCGGATGATCGATAATTTTCCTCCAAAAAAATGGGCGAACGACCTTTGAGAAAATCATCTCGAAATTGTTCGATATGTTCTGGCCTGGCATAGCGCCACCCATAAATGGATTGCTCGTCATCTGCAACCACAAAAACACTGCGGTGAGCCGCGCCCAACAAATAAACGAGGGCGTATTGAACCGGATCGGTATCTTGAAACTCATCGACGAGAATATGTTGAAATTGCGCGCGATAATCCGCCAGAATCTGGCGATGCGAATGCAGCAAGTCATGTGCGAGAAATATGAGATCGTCAAAATCGATCAATCGGTTTTTCTTCAGTTCGGCTTCGTACTGATCGAGCAATGCCGCATCCCCTTTTTTCATCGGAACATGCGCCTTGTATCGCCGCTGCCACTTCAGGCGATTCACATTTTGCATCACATTATTCAAATTGCTTTCATTGGGATTCAGGCGAGGAAAAGCGCGATAAATCAGCGTGCGCTGAAGATCTTCATCGGCAATGCCAAAATGCGGCGGCAACCCAACCGTTTCTCGATGCTCGCGCAGAATTGAGATACAAAACCTGTGAAATGTACCTGCGGTAACAGCCTCTGCCGCTTCTTTGCTCAACGTGCGTGACAAGCGGATTTGCAGTTCTGCCGCAGCCTTATTTGTAAATGTAAGCGCCAGGATATTTTCCGGAAGAACACCGCGCCGCGATACCAGATACGCAATGCGTTCGGTCAGCACCCGCGTCTTCCCCGTGCCTGGCCCCGCCAGCACGAGAACAGGACCTATTGGCGCAGTAACGGCTTCGCGCTGGCGTGCGTTTAATGTGATGGGATCGAGTTCTGGCATAGATAAAATCTTATTTGTCGTAGATATTGGGAGACCAGTCAACGACATTGAGTTCCTGCTTGACGAGCACGGCCTTGTACGGCGGCACATTTTTCATCAGCACCACGCCCGCACCCACCATCGCACATGGCCCCACAATGCGACCGGGCATAATCATCGCACCGATACCCGTACGCGAGTAATCTCCAAATAACACACCGGTAAAACCGGGTGCTTTTCGACGAATACCCTGAACCTCGACCTCAATCTCCGCATCGTCAAAGCGCAGCGTGCCCACCTGTGTACCCGCACCTATTTCCGCGCGCTCGCCGAAAACGCCCGAAAGTTGAATCTGATGGGTCACGCGACCCTCTTCCAGCATAATGCCGCTAAACTCGCCCAAATAGGTAATGTGGCAGTTGGTATCTACAGTACCCGATACTTTGGCAAAAGGACCAATTTTGCAGCGGTCGCCGATCACAGTACGGGATGCGATGTGAGAGCCTTCTAATATCTCCGTATTTTTTCCGATCCAGACCGGTCCTTCAATATAAGCATCTCGGGCAATCGTGGCATTTTCACCCACAAAGATGGGACCGCGAATGCGGGCATCGGGATCGACCGTAGCCGTTGGCGCAACAACCGATTCTGTAAATCCATCAGCCATTTCAGCAAGTGCCATAAGCGCGACATTTTTCGGATGCCAGGGCATGTCCATATCGAACCACGGCCCGGGCAAATCGGCCGCAACAAGCGCGCGTCCCTCGCCGTAGAGCAGTGGGATAACATCGCAAATTTCCTGACCCTCGGGCGGAAAGATACCATATTGGGTTCGCGGCACAAAATCGGAAGTATTATCCAGATCGGACAAAATTTCATTTTTAAAAATATAGAGACCAGACAGTGCCTGTCCCGATCCACCGCGAGGTTTATAGGTGTAAGAAGATAGGCTCTGATCCTTTTCGACGTGTGCGCGTATATGAGATGTGAGATCGTCAACCTGGACAATACCAGCGACACCAGAGCAGTTTCCATCTCTAAACACATCTAACAAGTGCGGAACTGCATCCGCACCAAAGAAAACATCCCCGAAAATAACCAGAACATCATCAGTACCAATAAAATCAGACGCCAGCCCCACCGCATGCGCCGTGCCTTTTGGCTGCGGTTGCTCGATATAAGTAATGCGACAGCCAAATCGCTGACCACCGCCAAAATAATTGCGTGCTCGTCCCCCTCGATGCCCCACCACAATGCCAATATCCGTAATACCCGCATCGACCAGACGCGAAACCGTCCACTCCAAAAGCGGGCGATTGCATATTGGAAACATCGGCTTGGGACGAAAGACATTAAAAGGAAAAAAACGTTCGCCTTTCCCAGCCGCGAGAATCAGTGCTTTCATAAAAACTCCGGGATAAAGTGTGAAGTGTTTGTATCTTGACATTGCGTGCATTATAGACTACAATTTTTTCAGGACCTCATCCAAAGGCTTTCACAATGTCATTTCTCAAAAACGGATTAGTGAGCCGTATCGCGCTATTCGCCTTCCCCATTATCGCCGTATTTGTAATCGTGGGCTATTTGGGGATAGGAGAACAACGCGATCCCATTTTTCGGGTTGCAGAACTAATTGCACGACAAAAATTTACCGAAGCATTATCTGCACTCGACAATATGGATACTACCCAGCGCGATGCCTGGAATACGCACACCGCCGCGTTACAACGCGCGATTTGTCTGATGCACCTGGGCAAATACTCAGACGCACTGACAATTTTTCAGTCTTCAGGCACCACGCACCCAGAAATTGCCGATTACGTGGCTTTTTGGGTGGGACAATGCGCCGAATCTCTGGGACAAGCCAAAGACGCTGAAAATCACTATGCGAAAATCCTGCACATGAAACCCGCGAGTTTGCTCGGCGACCAGGCGACACTCAATGCCGCGCGGGCTGCACTTGCACAGGGCAATGCTGAAGGCGCAAGCGCATATTATCAAACACTCATCGACAAGCGCCCGCACGAAGGCGATGCACTGGCCGGGCTGGTCGCGGCCTGGACGGCTCTGGGCGATTCTATTGCTGCGCGCGAGACGCGTTTGAAATTGATCAAAAATTATCCCAAACATCCATCCGCTTACGAAATGCTCCCCGCGCTCAGTGATAAGCGCGATGCTGAAGAACTGTTTTACGCGGGTGTGGCCTGTATGCATGCCGAAAAATATCAACAGGCTATCGTTCTACTGCGCCGCGTGATCGATAAATCTCAAGATGCCACATGGCGCGGAAAAGCGCAATACGAACTGGGCCATGTGTATTATCGCAGTCGAAAATATCTCAAAGCAGAAAACGCATTTGACCGCGCCTTCAAAGTGCATCACACCCCCGAAGCACTTTTTTATCTGGGCCGATGTGCCATCAAGCGCGGGCAAGATTTAACGGGAACAACGCGTTTTCGAGAATTTGTGCGTCGCTATCCCAATGCAAAGACCGCGCCCGAAGCACTCTGGCAGGCCGCCATGGCCTACGAGCGGCGGGGGCGTCACAGCGATGCGCGCAAACTATTTATAGCACTGGCAAAAACCTACCCCAAAAGCACTTATGCCGACCAGGCTGCGTGGCGTGCGGGGTTCGCGCTTTATCAAACGCGGCAATACACGGCTGCCTCCAAAGCCTTTTTGCGCCTGGCGCGCCAGACCACTGCGAGCCATCTGCGCGATCAGGGGTATTACTGGGCGGGCAAGAGTTACCAAAAATTGGGACAAAAAGCAGAAGCGCGATTCTGGATTGCACGCGCCTCTGAAGGTTTCCCCACCTCTTATTACTCGGCACGCGCGCGTGCGGTCCTGGGCAAGACAGAAAATGTTCATGTCGAGGTACCTCAACCGGGCGAGCACCTATCGGTTGGTCAATCCTATACGCCTTCGACGCATATCCCCAAAGGAGATATATTGGCGTCTATCGGGTTATATCGAGATGCCGAGCGAGAATACGACCGCGCTCGGCAAATTCTCGGGCGCAATTTATTTGCCCTGGATGATTTGAAACTGCGTTATGAGCGCGTTCGCGCCATGCACAAGGCACTTCAAATTTCCGCACAGATCGTAATGTTGGAACGCGCACAGGGGATATCCATGACGCGGGCCTCATTCCGTCGATTGTATCCAACGTATTATTGGGGCGAGATCAACCAGATAGCGCGAAAAATGAATCTTGATCCCAACCTCATGATCGCCATCATGCGGCAGGAAAGCGCATTTAATACCACCGCTATATCTCGCGCCGGCGCACGCGGGTTGATGCAGGTGATGCCGCAAACGGGACGGGACATGGCCCGACTTGTCAAGCTCAAAAATTTTTCAACCGAAGACCTGCACGATCCCCAAACGTCAATCTTATTGGGCGGAAAACATCTCTCCGACCACATGAAGGTATTCCAAAAAGATAAGCAGAGACAACTGAGTCTGGCACTATCGGCTTATAACGCGGGTCTGGATGCTGCAAAACGGTGGGCAAAAGCCTTGACAAAGCGCGACGTCGATGAATTTATAGAGCGCATTCCCTATAAAGAAACCCGCAATTATGTGAAACTCGTATATCGCAATTATCGCGTTTATTCTTACCTCAACGATACACAGTCAGAGGTAGAAATATCATTGGGATATGGAAATGAATGAGCGACCGCTGTGGCGAATTCTGGAAGACGCATTTATCATCCTGTGCATCGGAGCACTCTGGCCAGGCATCCTGGGCTGGCAGGGCTGGATCTGGGATATGGTGCAATATATCGCACTCATTGGACTGGTGTGGATCTTGATACGGCGAATTGGTCGCTATCGGATGAGACGCGATGAGGGCGACGACGATTAAAGGACCTTCTCACCAAACCAAACAGGAATCCCGAACATGGACGAACACGAAAAATTCTTCTTTGACCTCAACGGCTACCTCGTCGTCGAAAACGCTTTAACACCCGAAGAAATAGCCGCGTGCAACAAAGCCATTGACAACAACCCCGACAGGATGCGCATTCGCCCGCCAGAGCAATCCCTCTCCGGCGAATCCAAAACACTCAGGGGCAAACACGGGCGCACCGACTTGGGCGGCATGCTCACCTGGCCCAAACCCTGGTGCCAACCCTTCCGCGATTTACTCGCCCATCCAAACATCGTGCCCTATCTCGCAGAATTGCTGCGCGAAGACTGTCGCCTCGACCACCTCTACGGCATCGTCATGGAAAAAGGTGCCGAAGGCCATGTCATGCACGGCGGGGGCACGGCCGACGACCTGACGCATTTCTATCAATTTCACAACGGGCGCATGCGCTGTGGCCTCACCGTCGTCTCGTGGGTACTCACCGATTGCAACCCCGGCGAGGGTGGATTTGCCTGCATACCCGGCAGCCACAAATCCAATTACAAAACACCCCGCGATATCGCACTTTTAGATCGGGATATGGGTGTTGTACAACAGGTCTCGGCAAAAGCGGGATCGGCCGTCATCTTCACAGAAGCACTGGCACATGGCACGCTCCCCTGGACAGCCGACCATCAACGCAGATCCATTCTCTACAAATACTCGCCCGGCACGCTGACCTATTCAGCGCGGTATTTGCCGCCAGATGTGGAAAACGCACTCGACGAATTTACACCCACACAACGCGCCCTGCTCGAACCGCCCTACCGCACAAATCGCCCGCGCGTCACCCAATAATCCCATGAACGTCCTCATCCTCGGTGGCAATGGTTTTCTCGGTCCTTACGTCGTCAAAGCCCTCGAAGACCACC
Proteins encoded in this region:
- a CDS encoding UvrD-helicase domain-containing protein, with protein sequence MPELDPITLNARQREAVTAPIGPVLVLAGPGTGKTRVLTERIAYLVSRRGVLPENILALTFTNKAAAELQIRLSRTLSKEAAEAVTAGTFHRFCISILREHRETVGLPPHFGIADEDLQRTLIYRAFPRLNPNESNLNNVMQNVNRLKWQRRYKAHVPMKKGDAALLDQYEAELKKNRLIDFDDLIFLAHDLLHSHRQILADYRAQFQHILVDEFQDTDPVQYALVYLLGAAHRSVFVVADDEQSIYGWRYARPEHIEQFRDDFLKGRSPIFLEENYRSSAEILRLARVFIANNDVLFERSIHTQRSGRRVRGMAFDTFEEEGQFIAGDIWDRIRETPDLIHRDIAVLYPQHAIGSELERIFMRANVPCLMAHRRGLFDQPVIRRALSVLRYALDGANDASLELFLRRELEAVDPKLYPAVRGFQKQKNIGSFKQAAFLYPRTVSEAEGVDVERALGLAGVVHNAVQRGAVASLPHLVDDILDQLNTSELPSLKNHLDDIVDPLELSDLNIALNRVLPLWRRGGTLYVACRDEVLRHMLTTLIRDALARPGLIIREAVPGSRLDVLSDTLILSFDEDPPKTPEHFLHLGSMACGVMLAALKLCQAIRCADLPAYMPEYTAFALETAGDDPERAQITALGAVRVRDGRAVDTFYSPVRLREGKGTDPTFQEIYLAFQAFVGIDILVAHNGYAFDFQVLHREARRNGRSRMPNPTVDILPMARSYGATATRDLRPLCERYDIASDPNDPPARTRALALYRVFEAMKKERASRYRRMTHERLLDHVALGLLFRARNGVRDTKFSREEHVHFNLGAQRLLGPANLCIRNLVQHYPRLDADRLRGQTRMLLGEDPRPEVLALHAPDQIQRFRDLCERHGAAAPSLQEGIRNLLDFADLYKVELDTQDRDAVHLLTLHAAKGLEFREVYICGLEDRILPNARALNSADLAEQRRLLYVGITRAMDRLTLSCVRHRPGRNMAPSRFWDELGLEREGADRRIPDSES
- a CDS encoding sugar phosphate nucleotidyltransferase, with the translated sequence MKALILAAGKGERFFPFNVFRPKPMFPICNRPLLEWTVSRLVDAGITDIGIVVGHRGGRARNYFGGGQRFGCRITYIEQPQPKGTAHAVGLASDFIGTDDVLVIFGDVFFGADAVPHLLDVFRDGNCSGVAGIVQVDDLTSHIRAHVEKDQSLSSYTYKPRGGSGQALSGLYIFKNEILSDLDNTSDFVPRTQYGIFPPEGQEICDVIPLLYGEGRALVAADLPGPWFDMDMPWHPKNVALMALAEMADGFTESVVAPTATVDPDARIRGPIFVGENATIARDAYIEGPVWIGKNTEILEGSHIASRTVIGDRCKIGPFAKVSGTVDTNCHITYLGEFSGIMLEEGRVTHQIQLSGVFGERAEIGAGTQVGTLRFDDAEIEVEVQGIRRKAPGFTGVLFGDYSRTGIGAMIMPGRIVGPCAMVGAGVVLMKNVPPYKAVLVKQELNVVDWSPNIYDK
- a CDS encoding transglycosylase SLT domain-containing protein, with amino-acid sequence MSFLKNGLVSRIALFAFPIIAVFVIVGYLGIGEQRDPIFRVAELIARQKFTEALSALDNMDTTQRDAWNTHTAALQRAICLMHLGKYSDALTIFQSSGTTHPEIADYVAFWVGQCAESLGQAKDAENHYAKILHMKPASLLGDQATLNAARAALAQGNAEGASAYYQTLIDKRPHEGDALAGLVAAWTALGDSIAARETRLKLIKNYPKHPSAYEMLPALSDKRDAEELFYAGVACMHAEKYQQAIVLLRRVIDKSQDATWRGKAQYELGHVYYRSRKYLKAENAFDRAFKVHHTPEALFYLGRCAIKRGQDLTGTTRFREFVRRYPNAKTAPEALWQAAMAYERRGRHSDARKLFIALAKTYPKSTYADQAAWRAGFALYQTRQYTAASKAFLRLARQTTASHLRDQGYYWAGKSYQKLGQKAEARFWIARASEGFPTSYYSARARAVLGKTENVHVEVPQPGEHLSVGQSYTPSTHIPKGDILASIGLYRDAEREYDRARQILGRNLFALDDLKLRYERVRAMHKALQISAQIVMLERAQGISMTRASFRRLYPTYYWGEINQIARKMNLDPNLMIAIMRQESAFNTTAISRAGARGLMQVMPQTGRDMARLVKLKNFSTEDLHDPQTSILLGGKHLSDHMKVFQKDKQRQLSLALSAYNAGLDAAKRWAKALTKRDVDEFIERIPYKETRNYVKLVYRNYRVYSYLNDTQSEVEISLGYGNE
- a CDS encoding phytanoyl-CoA dioxygenase family protein; amino-acid sequence: MDEHEKFFFDLNGYLVVENALTPEEIAACNKAIDNNPDRMRIRPPEQSLSGESKTLRGKHGRTDLGGMLTWPKPWCQPFRDLLAHPNIVPYLAELLREDCRLDHLYGIVMEKGAEGHVMHGGGTADDLTHFYQFHNGRMRCGLTVVSWVLTDCNPGEGGFACIPGSHKSNYKTPRDIALLDRDMGVVQQVSAKAGSAVIFTEALAHGTLPWTADHQRRSILYKYSPGTLTYSARYLPPDVENALDEFTPTQRALLEPPYRTNRPRVTQ